From Pyrenophora tritici-repentis strain M4 chromosome 1, whole genome shotgun sequence, the proteins below share one genomic window:
- a CDS encoding RING finger domain containing protein, producing the protein MYISLHEQELCRQLRELPRRHNYRFDSAADKELREILFRSLAGRDDFLSLFFPNGPPAEAEKPWSLRDAQGAVEGAEYMPSARGKPCGHIFKNGEATYRCKTCTADDTCVLCARCFDASDHEGHQVFVSVSPGNSGCCDCGDDEAWVRPVHCNIHSADQQDDSNAAGKVREGSMLPDEVIDTIRITIARTLDYLIDVFSCSPEQLRLPKTEESIRQDEQKSRLLSRWYDFGDEPEECEEFCLVLWNDEKHTVNDVRDQVARACKQKLAFGLAKAYEINDVGRSAIVYRADIKDLLRMAKIIEEIKLTVTIRSARDTFREQMGGAIIEWIADIAGCSVGEDNHILRRTVCEELLKPWRIGSEASNSSIGQSGLDDHEMEDKVAERDGFFTGLLPIQRRPRIIRVQRQRAADANDDTTASDDDDEDEEGTTAAEAQDDMDIDEVGAQDNDGDVEMEAYESADEAPRGTEATMADNPIIPLPPAHLRGHLGQSDTPAESDSEPTVGAPSLSHVEPMLEVPETPHTRSLPLRPARPARYWLEKPESYGKKPGTPPHEDLWQRLRLDHLILYDLRMWKQLRIGIRDVFISTVVTIPEFKRLLGLRFAGVYTALAQLYLIADREPDHSIINLSLQMLTTPSITSEVVERGNFLTNLMAILYTFLTTRQVGYPSNVDPKATLAFDQGAVTNRRMYHFFLDMKYLLGSEFVQERIREEQRYLLQFLDLVKLHQGICPNVRQVGEHLEFESEAWISASLITREINKLCRHFAESFTWTRGEDPTNIQRAIRAAAKVAIINSLGAERKRFDQTELKEETAFKTLEVFEFDAEPATFFGPRYNIVDYVVATQPMSFHHALHYTLSWLIDRARSMDREDVLRLLLFSHNELQMDVSPAMASVPVRQPEEYLLAMFDFPLRVCSWLAQMRAGIWVRNGITLRHQMTQYRGVSQRDVSHQRDIFLLQSALVLCDPSVFLASMIDRFGLNGWMTGKYEASQHGFEDSQAIDVVEDFVHLLIIILSERTSLIPVEDNEESQLASMRKDIAHVLCFKPLSFSDMTQRLSDRIQNMDEFPAVLSEMTRFRAPEGLSDSGTFELKEQYIELVDPYLHQYNRNQREEAENTYKAYMAKQTGKQPGDIVYEPKLRPIPSGLFRDLSAFTRTSLFTQIIYYLLGYGLKASTATPSIPATRVEAYIQFALQLLLVAILEDKTTEHGWSEKAPESFVTSVLTKNANVGIQGHPTVLSILKSLQDNESFKACEPKISLILHRLKQRQQDSFIIAAAAINMPADRMDTASPAPQDKEQKELQKKQARERQAKVMAAMKEQQGKFLANQDFDWGEDDFSDLEDETGGLVEQEKTLRYPFGTCILCQEDCNEHRLYGSFGYISESRILRQTPLEDDEWVDEVVQTPGSLDRSADHLRPFGVASKNRRSVEKITATGERVVSERQDLGKGFPPSSVTPGPVTTGCGHIMHFACFEVYLNATQRRHVSQIARNHPERPELKEFMCPLCKALGNIFLPIIWRAKKVSSTGVLETEEQFNTWLGSQLVATHKSLERGLKAPVDLSHDQKKLYEYAERDFIHPVSSRLPDLLKPPLPSAGLALSQSVTQLAPRFQVPAFLGMQPQEVAEAGLGSSQNSPALTQDVPMGELIKIYHRLRETLKVNNIHSAFVYPHTPAITEDFTHTDALARALGYSIAAADIAQRGVQSESVRGTLIDKISPQAITHLRVFSETVSSYIAIGSLRGQGPTKTMDEFSEIQRRQFRQLFVGHPGIYDPDVLSFDLKGIAPLLSQDPFIFLSECAVGVVPAIGLDIHHIMRLCYLCEIVRVIFVFALAARNQSSADMTTHQDLLFPNPEQFINAEKANSGFGTQEEMNNMLFFVCVVFNVMNMGESPTSLDIENMPIPDRFKDPNFLYMIHTMVSTYALPFVRKAAILMHVRYGIDLPHVAIERTDEPELARLSTILRLPSLSEIFASFASRDTAAQTTRSIVGGWLRHLLWAQAGNNPIKPTISLSHPAIFELVGLPKNYDTLTDEAIRRRCATTGKELTDPALCLFCGEIMCSQAVCCMTAKNRGGCNQHLAKCGGQIGLFLHIRKCMILFLNLDHGSWHVAPYLDKHGEVDPGLRRHHQLYLNQKRYDALLRKVWLEGGVQSLIARRLEGDVNNGGWESL; encoded by the exons ATGTACATATCCTTGCACGAGCAAGAGCTATGCCGACAGCTGCGCGAACTACCACGACGACACAACTACCGCTTCGATTCTGCAGCCGATAAAGAGCTGCGCGAAATCCTTTTTCGCTCCCTCGCCGGTCGCGACGACTTTCTGTCCCTCTTCTTTCCTAATGGACCACCGGCCGAGGCCGAGAAGCCATGGAGCTTGCGCGATGCACAGGGCGCAGTGGAAGGTGCAGAATACATGCCATCAGCAAGAGGGAAGCCATGCGGACACATCTTCAAGAACGGCGAGGCGACATACCGCTGCAAAACGTGCACCGCAGACGACACATGCGTTTTATGCGCCCGCTGCTTTGATGCCTCGGACCATGAGGGGCATCAGGTCTTTGTGAGTGTCTCGCCGGGCAACTCTGGGTGCTGCGACTGTGGAGACGACGAGGCCTGGGTGCGGCCGGTTCATTGCAACATACATTCTGCAGACCAGCAGGACGACTCCAACGCGGCTGGTAAGGTGAGAGAAGGCTCCATGCTGCCAGACGAGGTCATAGACACAATCCGCATCACCATCGCACGAACGCTCGATTACCTCATCGACGTATTTTCCTGCTCCCCCGAACAACTGCGCCTCCCCAAGACCGAAGAGTCGATTCGACAAGATGAGCAAAAGTCACGCCTCTTGTCTAGATGGTATGACTTTGGAGATGAGCCAGAGGAATGTGAGGAGTTCTGTCTGGTACTCTGGAACGATGAGAAACATACTGTCAACGATGTGAGGGATCAAGTTGCACGCGCATGCAAGCAAAAATTGGCCTTTGGCCTCGCAAAAGCTTACGAGATAAATGATGTCGGACGCAGTGCCATCGTATACAGAGCGGACATCAAAGACCTCCTGCGCATGGCCAAAATTATCGAGGAGATTAAGTTGACAGTCACAATTCGATCGGCACGGGATACGTTTCGCGAGCAGATGGGCGGTGCTATCATTGAGTGGATTGCGGATATCGCAGGCTGCAGCGTGGGCGAAGACAACCATATACTGAGGCGTACTGTTTGTGAGGAGCTGTTGAAGCCATGGCGAATCGGGAGCGAGGCATCCAATTCCAGCATCGGCCAGAGCGGTCTCGATGACCACGAGATGGAAGATAAAGTAGCCGAGAGGGATGGGTTCTTTACCGGCCTATTGCCTATTCAGCGACGGCCTCGTATTATCAGAGTTCAGAGACAGCGGGCTGCTGATGCTAACGATGACACTACTGCCTCggacgacgatgatgaggacGAAGAAGGTACGACTGCAGCCGAGGCCCAAGATGATATGGACATCGATGAGGTTGGTGCTCAGGACAATGATGGAGATGTCGAGATGGAAGCCTACGAAAGCGCGGATGAAGCACCTCGAGGCACTGAAGCCACCATGGCGGACAATCCTATTATACCGCTGCCACCTGCACATTTACGAGGTCATCTTGGTCAGAGCGACACACCAGCCGAGTCAGATAGTGAGCCCACTGTTGGCGCACCATCACTTAGCCATGTTGAGCCAATGTTGGAGGTTCCCGAGACACCGCACACCAGATCGCTGCCATTGAGACCGGCAAGACCAGCCAGATACTGGTTGGAGAAGCCTGAGAGCTACGGGAAAAAGCCAGGAACTCCCCCACATGAAGATCTCTGGCAGCGGCTACGGCTTGACCACTTGATACTGTATGACCTGCGCATGTGGAAACAGTTGCGCATTGGCATACGCGATGTCTTCATCAGCACAGTGGTCACGATTCCCGAATTCAAGCGCCTGCTAGGTCTACGCTTTGCAGGTGTTTACACCGCCTTGGCACAGCTATACCTCATTGCGGATCGTGAACCAGACCATTCCATCATCAATCTTTCTCTACAGATGCTGACCACGCCTTCAATCACATCCGAGGTCGTCGAGCGGGGCAACTTCCTCACAAATCTCATGGCCATCCTCTACACCTTCTTGACTACACGACAGGTGGGCTACCCTTCAAACGTGGATCCGAAAGCGACCCTAGCTTTCGACCAAGGGGCGGTGACCAATCGTCGCATGTATCACTTCTTCCTCGACATGAAGTATCTACTCGGCTCCGAATTTGTCCAGGAGAGAATCCGTGAGGAGCAAAGATATCTATTGCAATTCTTGGATCTCGTTAAGCTTCACCAAGGTATCTGTCCTAATGTTCGTCAAGTGGGTGAGCATCTTGAGTTTGAGTCGGAGGCTTGGATTAGCGCTTCTCTCATTACACGCGAGATCAACAAATTGTGCAGACACTTTGCAGAATCGTTTACCTGGACTCGCGGCGAGGATCCCACCAATATCCAACGCGCAATACGTGCAGCCGCCAAGGTGGCCATCATCAACTCTCTAGGTGCCGAGCGGAAACGTTTCGATCAAACCGAATTGAAAGAAGAGACCGCCTTCAAAACGTTGGAAGTTTTCGAATTCGACGCAGAGCCTGCAACCTTTTTCGGGCCAAGATACAATATTGTAGACTATGTTGTGGCTACTCAACCGATGAGCTTTCATCACGCGCTTCATTACACTCTATCTTGGCTCATCGACCGAGCTCGGAGTATGGATCGGGAAGATGTTCTACGACTTCTCCTCTTCTCACACAACGAACTGCAGATGGACGTTAGCCCAGCTATGGCGTCTGTTCCCGTACGCCAGCCTGAGGAGTACCTACTCGCAATGTTTGATTTCCCCCTTCGAGTCTGCTCTTGGCTAGCTCAGATGCGCGCCGGTATCTGGGTTAGAAATGGCATAACATTGCGACATCAAATGACTCAATACCGTGGTGTGTCCCAACGAGATGTTTCACACCAGCGAGACATCTTCCTCTTACAGTCTGCGTTGGTCTTATGCGATCCGTCAGTTTTCTTGGCCTCAATGATCGATCGTTTCGGACTCAACGGGTGGATGACTGGCAAGTACGAAGCCAGTCAGCATGGGTTTGAAGACAGCCAAGCTATCGACGTGGTGGAGGACTTTGTACATCTGCTCATCATTATCCTTAGCGAGCGCACATCCCTGATACCCGTCGAAGATAACGAAGAGTCTCAACTGGCATCTATGCGCAAGGACATTGCCCATGTGCTGTGCTTTAAGCCACTGTCCTTCTCTGACATGACACAACGCTTGTCGGACAGGATACAGAACATGGACGAGTTTCCCGCAGTTCTCTCCGAGATGACCAGGTTCCGGGCTCCGGAGGGCCTATCAGACAGTGGGACATTTGAGCTAAAAGAGCAGTACATTGAGCTGGTAGATCCATACCTTCATCAATACAATCGCAACCAGAGAGAGGAAGCAGAGAACACATACAAGGCCTACATGGCGAAGCAGACCGGGAAGCAACCAGGTGATATTGTCTACGAGCCAAAGCTTCGTCCCATTCCTTCTGGGTTGTTCCGAGACCTGTCGGCGTTTACTAGGACTTCACTGTTCACGCAAATCATTTACTACTTGCTGGGCTATGGTCTCAAGGCATCTACAGCTACACCGAGCATTCCAGCAACTCGCGTGGAGGCATACATTCAGTTCGCTCTACAGCTTCTGCTCGTAGCCATTCTCGAAGACAAGACAACAGAACATGGATGGTCCGAGAAGGCACCAGAGTCTTTTGTGACCTCGGTCTTGACCAAAAACGCAAATGTGGGCATACAAGGCCACCCCACTGTACTTTCAATCTTGAAGTCTCTGCAGGACAACGAGTCGTTTAAGGCGTGTGAACCTAAGATCAGCCTGATACTCCACAGACTGAAGCAGCGCCAGCAGGATTCGTTCATCAtcgcagcagcagcaatcAACATGCCGGCTGACAGAATGGATACTGCCTCCCCCGCACCCCAAGATAAAGAGCAGAAGGAGCTTCAGAAGAAGCAAGCGCGTGAGCGACAAGCAAAGGTCATGGCAGCGATGAAGGAGCAACAAGGGAAATTCTTGGCTAACCAGGACTTCGATTGGGGCGAGGATGACTTCAGTGACCTGGAAGACGAGACTGGAGGTCTGGTTGAACAAGAGAAGACTCTGAGGTATCCATTCGGTACCTGCATTCTTTGCCAAGAAGACTGCAATGAGCACCGGCTCTACGGTTCGTTTGGATACATCTCTGAGAGCAGAATACTGCGGCAAACCCCTCTAGAGGATGATGAATGGGTGGACGAAGTCGTCCAGACTCCAGGCAGTCTCGATCGATCAGCAGACCATCTCCGACCATTTGGAGTGGCAAGCAAGAACCGACGTAGTGTTGAGAAGATCACTGCTACGGGTGAACGGGTCGTCAGTGAGCGACAAGATCTCGGAAAGGGGTTCCCTCCATCATCAGTTACCCCTGGTCCTGTCACTACTGGCTGCGGACACATCATGCACTTTGCCTGCTTTGAGGTGTATCTGAATGCCACACAGAGACGTCACGTCAGCCAAATTGCGAGGAATCACCCTGAGAGACCTGAGCTGAAGGAGTTCATGTGCCCCTTATGCAAAGCTCTTGGTAACATCTTCTTGCCAATTATCTGGAGGGCAAAGAAGGTATCCAGTACTGGTGTGCTAGAGACTGAGGAACAGTTCAACACCTGGCTCGGATCGCAACTGGTCGCTACACACAAGAGTTTGGAAAGGGGTCTGAAGGCTCCGGTAGATCTATCACATGACCAGAAGAAACTCTACGAATACGCCGAGCGAGACTTTATTCATCCCGTATCAAGTCGTCTGCCTGACCTTCTCAAGCCACCACTACCTTCAGCAGGTCTTGCTTTGTCTCAATCAGTGACTCAACTTGCGCCTCGGTTCCAAGTTCCTGCTTTCCTCGGCATGCAACCTCAGGAAGTAGCTGAAGCAGGTTTGGGGTCCTCTCAAAACAGCCCTGCCTTGACGCAAGACGTTCCGATGGGCGAACTCATCAAGATATACCACAGGCTAAGAGAGACATTGAAGGTGAACAACATCCACTCAGCGTTTGTATACCCGCATACTCCGGCAATCACTGAGGACTTTACGCATACGGATGCCCTTGCGCGGGCACTGGGATATTCTATCGCCGCGGCAGATATTGCTCAGCGTGGTGTTCAATCCGAGTCAGTACGCGGGACTCTGATAGACAAGATCTCTCCGCAGGCGATCACTCATCTCCGCGTATTTTCAGAGACCGTTTCATCGTACATTGCAATCGGGAGCCTGAGAGGTCAAGGCCCAACGAAAACAATGGATGAGTTTTCTGAGATACAGCGCCGACAGTTCCGCCAGTTGTTTGTGGGACATCCTGGTATATACGATCCAGATGTCCTGAGCTTTGATTTGAAGGGCATCGCGCCACTACTATCCCAGGACCCATTCATATTTCTATCGGAATGTGCAGTCGGTGTTGTTCCAGCCATAGGTCTCGACATTCATCATATCATGAGGCTATGCTATCTCTGCGAGATAGTGCGTGTCATCTTCGTCTTTGCACTAGCAGCGAGGAATCAGTCATCAGCAGATATGACAACCCACCAGGATCTACTCTTCCCGAACCCAGAGCAGTTCATCAACGCGGAAAAGGCCAACAGCGGCTTCGGGACACAAGAGGAGATGAACAACATGCTCTTCTTCGTTTGTGTCGTCTTTAACGTCATGAACATGGGAGAGTCGCCGACGTCTCTAGACATCGAGAACATGCCCATTCCTGACCGTTTCAAAGATCCAAACTTCCTCTACATGATTCACACCATGGTTTCCACCTACGCGCTACCATTCGTACGCAAGGCAGCAATCTTAATGCACGTCCGCTACGGCATCGACCTCCCCCACGTCGCCATCGAACGCACCGACGAACCTGAACTCGCCCGTCTCTCCACAATCCTTCGTCTACCTTCTCTCTCAGAAATATTTGCTTCCTTTGCCAGTCGGGATACCGCAGCGCAAACCACACGCTCCATCGTAGGCGGCTGGCTCCGCCATCTCCTCTGGGCCCAAGCAGGAAACAACCCCATCAAACCCACAATATCGCTTTCTCACCCCGCCATCTTCGAACTCGTCGGCCTACCGAAGAACTATGACACGTTGACTGATGAGGCGATACGCCGCCGTTGCGCAACAACAGGTAAAGAGTTGACGGATCCTGCACTGTGCCTCTTCTGTGGCGAGATTATGTGCAGTCAGGCTGTATGTTGTATGACGGCCAAGAACCGCGGAGGTTGTAATCAACATCTTGCGAA ATGCGGCGGCCAAATCGGCCTCTTCCTCCACATACGCAAATGCATGATTCTCTTCCTCAACCTCGACCATGGCTCCTGGCACGTCGCCCCTTATCTCGATAAACACGGTGAAGTAGACCCGGGTCTTCGTCGCCACCATCAGTTGTACCTCAATCAGAAGCGGTATGATGCGCTGCTCAGGAAGGTTTGGCTCGAGGGTGGGGTCCAGAGTTTGATTGCACGGAGGTTGGAGGGCGACGTTAATAATGGCGGATGGGAGAGTTTGTAG